One genomic segment of Gammaproteobacteria bacterium includes these proteins:
- a CDS encoding penicillin-binding protein activator — MKLVSLRRRHASRLATGCILDFMAVIAAIIVLTACAPQPNVRTGTTAATTPASTDAWALRERGDHAAAAAAFLQLAARSHPATEAENYRLQAVQSYLDAGDIKSAQALLNQIQLRPEEANWPWRQILSARLLRAQGQSEAALNALATLPVERLQDDIHDQVLALRAELLETLGRQEEAAIVRLQREPLLQNDPRQQENRETLWKDLNAMPPARIAQSLAAAPANLRPWLELVQLTQTTAGSPAAYAAQAQRWRIAHPDHPAAAFIALPAAGALAAVAPPKVVALLLPLEGPFAEAGDAIRDGFMAAWYEDAGSAKPAVAVYNASTGNIAQAYDAAVGAGAGFIIGPLEKGAVEALISRGSLPVPTLALNQINEPVSEGAPAAANVTNLYQFGLSPETEARQAAERAWLDGHVRALALVSSDNWGQRLLQAFKSQWESLGGALVDYQTYAPDSRDYATSVKKVLQIDRSEARIDELKKILGRKIMSEPRRRQDADLIFLAASAAAARQLCPQLQFFRAADLPVYATSHVYTGALNAVQDRDLNGVQFGDMPWVLQEGGAFPLKATLHSAWPEITPAQDRLYALGVDAYRLLMQLPQLAQQPAARLEGATGTLSLNTDGVIQRQLTWARFSNGLPALMDGAVTAPSTAAAPAP, encoded by the coding sequence ATGAAGCTAGTCTCGCTCCGGCGCCGCCACGCATCTCGGCTTGCCACCGGCTGCATCTTGGATTTCATGGCCGTGATCGCCGCCATTATCGTGCTGACGGCCTGTGCGCCACAACCGAATGTGCGGACGGGAACCACGGCCGCGACGACTCCTGCCAGTACCGACGCATGGGCATTGCGCGAGCGCGGTGATCACGCCGCCGCGGCGGCGGCATTTTTGCAACTGGCCGCCCGCAGCCATCCGGCGACGGAGGCCGAGAATTACCGCCTCCAGGCCGTGCAATCCTATCTAGACGCCGGGGACATCAAATCGGCGCAGGCGTTGCTCAATCAAATCCAATTGCGTCCGGAAGAAGCCAACTGGCCGTGGCGGCAGATCCTGAGCGCGCGTCTGTTGCGCGCCCAGGGACAATCCGAGGCCGCCTTGAATGCGTTGGCGACGCTGCCGGTGGAACGATTGCAGGACGACATTCATGATCAGGTGCTGGCATTGCGCGCCGAGCTTCTGGAGACCCTGGGCCGTCAGGAAGAGGCGGCCATCGTGCGGCTGCAGCGCGAACCCCTGCTGCAAAACGATCCCAGGCAGCAGGAGAACCGCGAAACGCTGTGGAAGGATCTCAACGCCATGCCCCCCGCCAGGATCGCACAGTCGCTGGCCGCCGCGCCGGCCAATCTGCGACCGTGGCTGGAACTGGTGCAATTGACGCAAACCACCGCTGGCAGTCCCGCTGCCTATGCGGCGCAGGCGCAGCGCTGGCGGATCGCGCATCCCGATCATCCGGCTGCGGCCTTCATTGCGCTCCCGGCTGCCGGCGCACTCGCAGCGGTCGCGCCACCCAAAGTGGTGGCATTGTTGCTGCCGTTGGAGGGACCCTTCGCCGAGGCGGGCGACGCCATCCGCGATGGTTTCATGGCGGCATGGTATGAAGACGCCGGCAGCGCAAAGCCTGCCGTTGCGGTTTATAACGCCTCCACAGGCAATATTGCGCAGGCTTATGACGCCGCAGTCGGCGCCGGTGCTGGTTTCATCATCGGCCCGCTGGAGAAGGGCGCGGTGGAGGCATTGATCAGCCGCGGTTCGCTGCCTGTGCCCACTCTGGCGCTCAATCAGATCAATGAGCCCGTAAGTGAAGGCGCGCCGGCCGCCGCGAATGTAACCAATTTATATCAATTCGGTTTGTCGCCGGAGACGGAGGCGCGCCAGGCGGCGGAACGCGCCTGGCTCGATGGTCATGTGCGCGCCCTCGCGCTCGTGTCCTCCGACAATTGGGGCCAGCGGCTGTTGCAGGCATTCAAATCGCAATGGGAGTCACTGGGCGGCGCACTGGTGGATTATCAAACCTATGCACCTGATAGTCGCGATTATGCTACCTCGGTCAAAAAAGTGTTGCAGATCGATCGAAGCGAGGCCCGCATCGATGAACTCAAAAAAATTCTCGGACGCAAAATCATGAGCGAACCGCGGCGCCGTCAGGACGCCGATCTGATTTTTCTCGCCGCCTCCGCGGCCGCCGCTCGACAGCTCTGCCCGCAGCTACAATTTTTCCGCGCCGCCGATTTGCCGGTGTACGCCACATCGCATGTCTATACCGGCGCGCTCAACGCCGTTCAGGATCGGGATTTGAACGGCGTTCAGTTCGGCGATATGCCGTGGGTGCTTCAGGAGGGCGGCGCCTTTCCACTCAAGGCCACGCTGCACAGCGCCTGGCCCGAAATCACACCCGCGCAAGACCGGTTGTACGCGCTGGGCGTGGACGCCTACCGTCTGCTCATGCAGCTGCCGCAATTGGCGCAGCAACCGGCGGCGCGATTGGAGGGCGCCACGGGCACCCTCTCGCTGAACACGGACGGCGTCATTCAGCGCCAGCTCACCTGGGCCAGATTCAGCAATGGCCTGCCCGCCTTGATGGATGGCGCCGTCACGGCACCGTCTACTGCCGCCGCGCCTGCGCCTTGA
- the rsmI gene encoding 16S rRNA (cytidine(1402)-2'-O)-methyltransferase, with the protein MSINTKTHRPGCLYVVATPIGNLEDVSGRALRILREVQFILAEDTRVSARLLAHYGITTPLRAFYDHNERATTAGWLERLRDGAQIALISDAGTPLINDPGFLLVREALTHGVRVMAVPGPSAVIAGLSVAGVPVDRFTYEGFLPATAVARQGRLRALAGEQRTMVFLEAPHRLRATLADLRVIFGSARRLTLARELTKKHETLLHGTVDEVSARVESEPEQNLGEMVLCVEGAPEDRAERERAMTVMHVLAKYLPPGRAASAASALTGVPRQELYAQFMKTHAGTKAEMP; encoded by the coding sequence ATGTCAATTAATACAAAAACACATCGGCCTGGTTGTCTTTACGTCGTGGCCACACCCATCGGCAATCTGGAGGATGTCTCCGGCCGCGCCCTGCGCATCCTGCGGGAAGTGCAGTTTATTCTTGCCGAAGACACCCGTGTCAGTGCCCGGCTGTTGGCGCATTACGGTATCACCACGCCATTACGGGCGTTTTATGATCATAACGAACGCGCAACCACGGCCGGCTGGCTTGAGCGTTTGCGGGATGGGGCGCAAATCGCGCTCATCAGTGACGCCGGCACACCGTTGATTAACGATCCGGGGTTCCTTCTGGTACGCGAAGCCCTGACGCATGGCGTTCGGGTGATGGCCGTGCCCGGGCCAAGCGCCGTGATCGCGGGGCTCAGCGTGGCGGGCGTGCCCGTGGATCGTTTCACATATGAAGGATTTCTGCCCGCCACCGCTGTCGCCCGACAGGGGCGCCTGCGCGCGCTCGCGGGCGAACAACGCACCATGGTGTTTCTGGAGGCACCGCATCGCCTGCGCGCAACACTGGCGGATCTGCGGGTGATATTTGGTTCGGCGCGCCGGCTGACGCTGGCGAGGGAATTGACCAAAAAACATGAAACCCTTCTGCACGGCACGGTAGATGAGGTGTCGGCGCGGGTGGAATCGGAACCCGAGCAGAATTTGGGTGAGATGGTGCTGTGTGTGGAAGGCGCTCCGGAAGATCGCGCCGAGCGGGAACGCGCAATGACGGTGATGCACGTGCTTGCAAAATACCTGCCTCCCGGGCGCGCCGCGTCCGCCGCCAGCGCGCTGACCGGCGTGCCGCGTCAGGAACTTTATGCGCAATTCATGAAGACGCACGCCGGCACAAAAGCCGAAATGCCTTGA
- the mraZ gene encoding division/cell wall cluster transcriptional repressor MraZ, with the protein MFRGFSAVSIDAKGRLALPSRYRQAVAAISGNQLVVTLNPLDRCLWLYPLPAWQAIEEKLAQLSDFDKQSRRTKQMMRGHATECELDGHGRVLLPPKLREFAGLKRDGVLLGQSNKFELWDEAAWNRQRDDWLGQVGEDQEAVSSALRDLSL; encoded by the coding sequence ATGTTTCGGGGATTCAGTGCGGTCAGCATCGATGCCAAAGGGCGGCTCGCCCTGCCGAGCCGCTACCGGCAGGCTGTCGCCGCAATCTCCGGCAATCAATTGGTGGTGACCTTAAACCCGCTCGATCGTTGTTTATGGCTGTATCCGCTGCCGGCATGGCAGGCCATCGAAGAAAAACTGGCACAACTTTCGGACTTCGACAAACAGAGCCGCCGCACCAAGCAGATGATGCGCGGTCATGCGACCGAATGTGAGTTGGATGGTCATGGGCGCGTGTTGCTGCCGCCCAAGTTGCGTGAATTTGCCGGCCTCAAACGTGATGGCGTGCTGCTGGGGCAGAGCAATAAATTTGAACTGTGGGACGAAGCTGCCTGGAACCGCCAGCGCGATGACTGGCTGGGGCAAGTGGGCGAAGACCAGGAGGCCGTATCATCGGCGTTGCGTGATCTGTCGCTGTGA
- the rsmH gene encoding 16S rRNA (cytosine(1402)-N(4))-methyltransferase RsmH, whose protein sequence is MTEHIPVLKEEVLEALSIREDGRYVDCTYGRGGHARAIAERLGPLGRVLAMDRDPEAVQAAREHWLDPRLEVVHAPFSMLEKCVAARGWATQVNGVLFDLGVSSPQLETAARGFSFMRDGPLDMRMDPTQGVTAAEWLAQAGEQDIAECLQRYGEERHARRLARAIVAARVQAPIIRTAQLAAIIARAHPAWEHGQHPATRAFQAIRIQVNNELEELKQGLHQAVEILARGGRLAVISFHSLEDRIVKRLLRAESGVSDLPPALPVRDGAYPARLRLIGRARRPGEDEVVKNPRARSATMRVAEKLN, encoded by the coding sequence GTGACAGAACACATTCCGGTGCTGAAAGAAGAGGTGCTGGAGGCCTTGAGCATACGCGAAGACGGTCGGTATGTGGATTGCACCTATGGCCGGGGCGGGCACGCCCGCGCGATCGCGGAGCGTCTGGGGCCGTTGGGTCGTGTGCTGGCAATGGACCGGGATCCCGAGGCGGTGCAGGCAGCGCGGGAACACTGGCTTGATCCGCGCCTGGAAGTGGTGCACGCGCCCTTCAGCATGCTGGAGAAGTGCGTGGCGGCGCGCGGATGGGCGACACAAGTGAACGGGGTGCTATTCGATTTGGGCGTGTCCTCGCCGCAACTGGAAACCGCCGCGCGCGGATTCAGTTTCATGCGCGATGGTCCGCTGGACATGCGCATGGATCCGACGCAGGGCGTGACCGCCGCCGAATGGCTGGCACAGGCCGGCGAGCAAGACATCGCTGAATGCCTGCAGCGTTACGGCGAGGAGCGCCATGCGCGCCGTCTGGCGCGGGCCATCGTGGCGGCGCGCGTACAAGCACCCATCATCCGCACCGCGCAACTGGCCGCGATCATTGCCCGGGCGCATCCCGCCTGGGAGCACGGCCAGCATCCTGCCACCCGGGCATTTCAGGCGATCCGCATACAGGTCAATAATGAGCTGGAGGAATTGAAACAGGGGCTGCATCAAGCGGTCGAAATATTGGCACGCGGCGGCCGGCTGGCGGTGATCAGTTTCCACTCATTGGAGGATCGCATCGTCAAGCGGTTGTTACGCGCTGAATCCGGTGTCTCCGATCTGCCGCCAGCCCTGCCGGTGCGCGATGGCGCATATCCGGCACGGTTGCGGCTGATCGGGCGCGCGCGGCGGCCGGGTGAGGATGAGGTGGTGAAAAATCCGCGCGCGCGCAGCGCAACGATGCGTGTGGCGGAGAAATTGAATTGA
- the ftsL gene encoding cell division protein FtsL: MKPLACAALLTVAVLASALGVVVSRHESRVAFVELQALERERDAMNEEWGQLQLEQATWGTHARVEDIAHQQLDMWSPPPESTLLVVP, translated from the coding sequence TTGAAACCGCTGGCATGCGCGGCGTTGTTGACGGTTGCCGTATTGGCGTCGGCGCTGGGTGTGGTGGTGAGCCGACATGAGAGCCGCGTGGCCTTCGTGGAATTGCAGGCGCTGGAGCGCGAACGTGATGCGATGAATGAAGAATGGGGGCAACTGCAGCTGGAGCAGGCCACCTGGGGCACGCATGCGCGCGTTGAGGATATCGCGCATCAACAGCTGGATATGTGGTCGCCGCCGCCCGAATCCACATTACTGGTGGTGCCTTGA
- a CDS encoding penicillin-binding protein 2, producing the protein MSATLPSLYRGRRYSMQILFVGIAVLMSLRAVDLQLTDHEFLQNHGDARYLRVVETPAHRGVISDRNGEPLAISTPVSSVWANPHRLALDEGQWRQLAQWLATSVDNLKELVTERQGRDFVYLRRQVEPALAAKIAAARLPGIYVDREYHRYYPAGEVTAHVVGFTNVDDSGQEGMELAYNGALQGAAGSKQVIKDRLGHVVENVESLRATVPGEDLTLTIDKRLQYIAYRELKTAVLAHRAQAGSMVILNAQSGEVLAMVNQPSYNPNNRASLQGELYRNRAVTDLYEPGSTLKAFTIAAALESGRFTPTTPIETGNGIFEIGPYKVRDTHPFGRLDVTGVVIKSSNIGAAKIALTLEPETFWRMLSHVGFGVPTTTGFPGEAGGRLPDYHHWREIEQATLAFGYGLSVTTLQLAQAYTAVANDGVMMPASLVQTGQAPHGESVMSPTTAAQLRIMLEGVVRSGTGRLARIPGYRVAGKTGTVHKINTQGYEEDRYVALFAGMVPVSRPRLVAVVIIDDPGDGEYFGGQIAAPVFSRVMQEALRLLNVPPDDPPGQNEQPLYTYISTNSPEIFDDRGGQPER; encoded by the coding sequence ATGTCTGCTACGTTGCCATCACTTTACCGGGGCCGCCGTTACAGCATGCAGATTTTGTTCGTGGGCATCGCCGTTCTGATGTCGCTGCGCGCGGTCGATCTGCAACTTACGGATCACGAGTTTTTGCAGAATCATGGCGACGCGCGTTATTTGCGCGTGGTGGAAACACCGGCGCACCGCGGCGTGATCAGCGATCGGAACGGTGAACCGCTGGCGATCAGCACGCCGGTCAGTTCGGTATGGGCCAATCCGCACAGGCTGGCACTGGATGAGGGACAATGGCGGCAATTGGCCCAGTGGCTGGCGACCAGCGTGGACAACCTGAAAGAACTGGTGACAGAACGGCAGGGGCGCGATTTCGTCTATCTCCGCCGCCAGGTGGAGCCGGCACTGGCCGCCAAGATTGCAGCGGCACGGCTGCCCGGTATTTACGTGGATCGCGAATATCATCGCTATTATCCCGCCGGCGAGGTCACCGCCCATGTGGTGGGATTCACCAATGTGGACGACAGCGGACAGGAGGGTATGGAACTCGCGTACAACGGGGCCTTGCAGGGGGCGGCGGGCAGCAAGCAGGTGATCAAGGATCGGCTGGGACACGTGGTGGAAAACGTGGAAAGCCTGCGCGCCACCGTGCCGGGAGAAGACCTGACACTGACCATAGACAAGCGTCTGCAATACATCGCCTACCGGGAATTGAAAACGGCGGTGCTCGCGCACCGCGCGCAAGCGGGCTCCATGGTGATCCTCAATGCCCAGAGCGGCGAGGTGCTGGCGATGGTCAATCAACCCTCCTACAATCCCAACAACCGCGCCAGTCTGCAAGGAGAGCTGTATCGTAATCGCGCCGTGACCGATTTGTATGAGCCCGGTTCGACGCTCAAGGCGTTCACCATTGCCGCCGCGCTGGAGAGCGGCAGATTTACACCTACGACGCCGATCGAGACGGGCAACGGCATTTTCGAGATCGGTCCTTACAAGGTGCGCGATACCCACCCCTTTGGCAGGCTGGACGTGACCGGCGTAGTCATCAAGTCCAGCAACATCGGCGCCGCCAAGATTGCGCTGACCCTGGAGCCGGAGACCTTCTGGCGTATGTTGAGCCATGTCGGATTCGGCGTGCCCACGACCACGGGTTTTCCCGGCGAAGCCGGGGGCAGGCTGCCCGACTATCACCACTGGCGCGAAATCGAGCAGGCGACATTGGCCTTCGGTTACGGCCTGTCCGTGACGACCTTGCAATTGGCGCAGGCCTATACCGCGGTGGCCAACGATGGTGTCATGATGCCCGCGAGCCTGGTGCAAACCGGTCAGGCCCCGCACGGTGAATCGGTCATGTCGCCGACCACGGCGGCGCAACTGCGCATCATGCTGGAAGGCGTGGTGAGGTCGGGCACGGGACGACTGGCACGCATACCGGGTTACCGCGTGGCCGGCAAGACCGGCACGGTGCACAAGATCAACACGCAGGGTTATGAGGAGGATCGCTACGTCGCCCTGTTTGCCGGCATGGTGCCAGTCAGCCGGCCGCGACTGGTGGCTGTGGTGATCATCGATGACCCGGGCGATGGGGAATATTTCGGTGGCCAGATCGCCGCGCCGGTATTCAGCCGCGTCATGCAGGAGGCGCTGCGGCTGCTCAATGTCCCACCGGATGATCCGCCCGGGCAGAACGAGCAACCCCTGTATACGTATATCTCGACCAACTCACCGGAAATATTCGATGATCGGGGCGGACAACCGGAACGATGA